Proteins encoded together in one Phalacrocorax aristotelis chromosome 7, bGulAri2.1, whole genome shotgun sequence window:
- the LOC142060145 gene encoding protein PML-like isoform X2 produces MPGRPPVPQPPGPSSPAGDGATARMESGPQLGTPPRSPPSEPPTVKDDFQFILCEGCQQESCNLKLLTCLHTFCLDCLSENKPIGQCPVCRTAIPQASGIPNMDNLLFTNLQARLSTYKKISDSGGLSCSRCQREVAAVWCPECEEFLCTKCFEDHQWFFKKRSHEARRVEDLRAESAHRFLEDTKKSCKLFCSSPGHANQGHISSIYCNKCEKALCCSCALLDSQHTPFCDIRSETQRRQEELGTISQELKQKRSNFEATYAALQDEATRLEQAQREMRELIQQRVEQLVQLIRQEEEELLGLVEARQEQGQRDLARELQHVEGVLRRMEAGERLVEKMSLYATEQEVMDMQPFIRNSLKELQWLQPPVARDRAQPGNFAECRARLEALVERVTRRPDNNSQAVPMVEVALENDLQEEPVQPESQRIMPTFTVSLEEMHAIQALPVTTWPKRSLNCMERGSQISPKLLKLECHNMPVPSHPGSTQWDGRREPSTSTPSQNCSSSHAVNAEDTSIIISSEDSEEDTAASSKPKDCKKPSSPMWLGSGTLPYHNTGPTSPCDNGSELSTLVFLSMKVDQKTQHIMEVAAANGEHTFKTLIQTPESVLALLSQGVPIEVGMQHLLWYLFPLPRPILIVYNFWALELPALIKALDATGKKVDFCHVVDGYMDMLSLIKEKLPKAPSYNLKSLLRRHLQQQLNEGSALATAKALQELWVALELPAHPDAGMMLTHCNLQSYTILRSLVQEKLLTRRAAKILARRNLILWELEEA; encoded by the exons ATGCCCGGTAGACCCCCTGTTCCGCAGCCGCCCggccccagctccccagcag GAGACGGTGCCACTGCCCGAATGGAGTCTGGACCCCAGCTGGGTACACCCCCACGCTCCCCTCCATCCGAGCCACCCACGGTGAAGGATGACTTCCAGTTCATTCTCTGTGAGGGCTGCCAGCAGGAATCATGCAACCTCAAGCTTCTTACCTGCCTCCACACCTTCTGCCTCGATTGCCTGAGTGAGAACAAGCCCATCGGGCAGTGCCCCGTGTGCCGGACGGCCATTCCACAGGCCAGTGGCATCCCCAACATGGACAACCTGCTCTTCACCAACCTGCAGGCCAGGCTTAGCACCTACAAGAAGATCAGTGACAGTGGTGGCCTGAGCTGCAGCCGGTGCCAGAGGGAAGTGGCGGCAGTGTGGTGCCCCGAGTGTGAAGAGTTCCTCTGCACCAAGTGCTTTGAGGACCACCAGTGGTTCTTCAAGAAGAGGAGCCATGAGGCCAGAAGGGTGGAGGACCTTCGTGCTGAGTCAGCCCATCGGTTCCTGGAAGACACCAAAAAGTCCTGCAAACTGTTTTGCTCCAGTCCTGGTCACGCCAACCAAGGCCACATCTCCAG CATCTACTGCAACAAGTGTGAGAAGGCACTGTGCTGCTCATGCGCGCTGCTGGACAGTCAGCATACCCCCTTCTGCGACATCCGCAGCGAGACCCAGCGCAGGCAGGAGGAACTGGGCACCATAAGCCAGGAGCTGAAGCAGAAGCGAAGCAACTTTGAGGCCACCTATGCTGCATTGCAGGATGAGGCCACCcggctggagcaggcacagcGGGAGATGCGGGAGCTGATCCAGCAGCGCGTGGAGCAGCTGGTGCAGCTGATCcggcaggaggaagaggagctgctggggctggtggaggcacggcaggagcagggccagcGGGACCTGGCAAGGGAGCTGCAGCACGTGGAAGGGGTGCTGCGGCGGATGGAGGCAGGCGAGCGGCTGGTGGAGAAGATGAGCCTCTACGCCACAGAGCAGGAGGTGATGGACATGCAGCCCTTCATCAGGAACTCACTGAAGGAACTGCAGTGGCTGCAGCCACCGGTGGCCAGGGACCGAGCACAGCCTGGGAACTTTGCTGAatgcagagccaggctggaggCACTGGTGGAGCGCGTGACCAGGCGCCCAG ATAACAATTCCCAAGCTGTCCCCATGGTCGAGGTGGCCCTGGAGAACGACCTG CAAGAGGAGCCGGTCCAGCCCGAGAGCCAGAGGATCATGCCCACCTTCACCGTCAGCCTTGAGGAGATGCATGCAATCCAG GCTCTCCCTGTCACCACATGGCCCAAGCGGAGTTTGAACTGCATGGAAAGGGGCAGCCAGATCTCACCCAAGCTACTGAAGCTGGAGTGCCACAATATGCCAGTCCCCAGCCATCCCGGTTCAACCCAGTGGGATGGCAGAAGGGAGCCCAGCACCTCCACGCCAAGCcagaactgcagcagcagtCACGCTGTTAATGCAG AAGACACCAGCATTATCATCAGTTCAGAGGACAGCGAGGAAGACACGGCG GCTTCCAGCAAGCCCAAGGACTGCAAGAAGCCCTCCAGTCCCATGTGGTTGGGGAGTGGCACCTTACCCTACCACAATACTggccccaccagcccctgcGACAACGGGTCGGAGCTGAGCACTTTGGTGTTCCTCAGCATGAAGGTTGACCAGAAAA CCCAGCACATCAtggaggtggcagcagccaATGGAGAACACACCTTCAAGACACTGATTCAGACACCCGAGTCAGTGCTggcgctgctctcccagggcGTCCCTATAGAGGTGGGGATGCAGCACCTCCTCTGGTACCTCTTCCCACTCCCCAGGCCCATCCTCATTGTCTATAACTTCTGGGCgctggagctgcctgctctCATTAAAGCCCTGGATGCCACAGGCAAGAAAGTGGACTTCTGCCATGTTGTGGACGGTTACATGGATATGTTGTCCTTGATCAAAGAAAAGCTGCCCAAGGCCCCGTCCTACAACCTGAAGAGCCTGCTGAGAaggcacctgcagcagcagctcaatGAGGGCAGTGCGCTGGCCACGGCCAAGGCCTTGCAGGAGCTTTGGGTAGCCCTGGAGCTCCCTGCCCACCCTGACGCGGGGATGATGCTCACCCACTGCAACCTGCAGAGCTACACCATCCTGCGGTCCCTGGTGCAGGAGAAGCTGCTTACCAGGAGAGCGGCCAAGATCCTGGCCCGGCGCAACCTCATCCTCTGGGAGCTGGAAGAGGCGTGA
- the LOC142060145 gene encoding protein PML-like isoform X1 has translation MPGRPPVPQPPGPSSPAEGDGATARMESGPQLGTPPRSPPSEPPTVKDDFQFILCEGCQQESCNLKLLTCLHTFCLDCLSENKPIGQCPVCRTAIPQASGIPNMDNLLFTNLQARLSTYKKISDSGGLSCSRCQREVAAVWCPECEEFLCTKCFEDHQWFFKKRSHEARRVEDLRAESAHRFLEDTKKSCKLFCSSPGHANQGHISSIYCNKCEKALCCSCALLDSQHTPFCDIRSETQRRQEELGTISQELKQKRSNFEATYAALQDEATRLEQAQREMRELIQQRVEQLVQLIRQEEEELLGLVEARQEQGQRDLARELQHVEGVLRRMEAGERLVEKMSLYATEQEVMDMQPFIRNSLKELQWLQPPVARDRAQPGNFAECRARLEALVERVTRRPDNNSQAVPMVEVALENDLQEEPVQPESQRIMPTFTVSLEEMHAIQALPVTTWPKRSLNCMERGSQISPKLLKLECHNMPVPSHPGSTQWDGRREPSTSTPSQNCSSSHAVNAEDTSIIISSEDSEEDTAASSKPKDCKKPSSPMWLGSGTLPYHNTGPTSPCDNGSELSTLVFLSMKVDQKTQHIMEVAAANGEHTFKTLIQTPESVLALLSQGVPIEVGMQHLLWYLFPLPRPILIVYNFWALELPALIKALDATGKKVDFCHVVDGYMDMLSLIKEKLPKAPSYNLKSLLRRHLQQQLNEGSALATAKALQELWVALELPAHPDAGMMLTHCNLQSYTILRSLVQEKLLTRRAAKILARRNLILWELEEA, from the exons ATGCCCGGTAGACCCCCTGTTCCGCAGCCGCCCggccccagctccccagcag AAGGAGACGGTGCCACTGCCCGAATGGAGTCTGGACCCCAGCTGGGTACACCCCCACGCTCCCCTCCATCCGAGCCACCCACGGTGAAGGATGACTTCCAGTTCATTCTCTGTGAGGGCTGCCAGCAGGAATCATGCAACCTCAAGCTTCTTACCTGCCTCCACACCTTCTGCCTCGATTGCCTGAGTGAGAACAAGCCCATCGGGCAGTGCCCCGTGTGCCGGACGGCCATTCCACAGGCCAGTGGCATCCCCAACATGGACAACCTGCTCTTCACCAACCTGCAGGCCAGGCTTAGCACCTACAAGAAGATCAGTGACAGTGGTGGCCTGAGCTGCAGCCGGTGCCAGAGGGAAGTGGCGGCAGTGTGGTGCCCCGAGTGTGAAGAGTTCCTCTGCACCAAGTGCTTTGAGGACCACCAGTGGTTCTTCAAGAAGAGGAGCCATGAGGCCAGAAGGGTGGAGGACCTTCGTGCTGAGTCAGCCCATCGGTTCCTGGAAGACACCAAAAAGTCCTGCAAACTGTTTTGCTCCAGTCCTGGTCACGCCAACCAAGGCCACATCTCCAG CATCTACTGCAACAAGTGTGAGAAGGCACTGTGCTGCTCATGCGCGCTGCTGGACAGTCAGCATACCCCCTTCTGCGACATCCGCAGCGAGACCCAGCGCAGGCAGGAGGAACTGGGCACCATAAGCCAGGAGCTGAAGCAGAAGCGAAGCAACTTTGAGGCCACCTATGCTGCATTGCAGGATGAGGCCACCcggctggagcaggcacagcGGGAGATGCGGGAGCTGATCCAGCAGCGCGTGGAGCAGCTGGTGCAGCTGATCcggcaggaggaagaggagctgctggggctggtggaggcacggcaggagcagggccagcGGGACCTGGCAAGGGAGCTGCAGCACGTGGAAGGGGTGCTGCGGCGGATGGAGGCAGGCGAGCGGCTGGTGGAGAAGATGAGCCTCTACGCCACAGAGCAGGAGGTGATGGACATGCAGCCCTTCATCAGGAACTCACTGAAGGAACTGCAGTGGCTGCAGCCACCGGTGGCCAGGGACCGAGCACAGCCTGGGAACTTTGCTGAatgcagagccaggctggaggCACTGGTGGAGCGCGTGACCAGGCGCCCAG ATAACAATTCCCAAGCTGTCCCCATGGTCGAGGTGGCCCTGGAGAACGACCTG CAAGAGGAGCCGGTCCAGCCCGAGAGCCAGAGGATCATGCCCACCTTCACCGTCAGCCTTGAGGAGATGCATGCAATCCAG GCTCTCCCTGTCACCACATGGCCCAAGCGGAGTTTGAACTGCATGGAAAGGGGCAGCCAGATCTCACCCAAGCTACTGAAGCTGGAGTGCCACAATATGCCAGTCCCCAGCCATCCCGGTTCAACCCAGTGGGATGGCAGAAGGGAGCCCAGCACCTCCACGCCAAGCcagaactgcagcagcagtCACGCTGTTAATGCAG AAGACACCAGCATTATCATCAGTTCAGAGGACAGCGAGGAAGACACGGCG GCTTCCAGCAAGCCCAAGGACTGCAAGAAGCCCTCCAGTCCCATGTGGTTGGGGAGTGGCACCTTACCCTACCACAATACTggccccaccagcccctgcGACAACGGGTCGGAGCTGAGCACTTTGGTGTTCCTCAGCATGAAGGTTGACCAGAAAA CCCAGCACATCAtggaggtggcagcagccaATGGAGAACACACCTTCAAGACACTGATTCAGACACCCGAGTCAGTGCTggcgctgctctcccagggcGTCCCTATAGAGGTGGGGATGCAGCACCTCCTCTGGTACCTCTTCCCACTCCCCAGGCCCATCCTCATTGTCTATAACTTCTGGGCgctggagctgcctgctctCATTAAAGCCCTGGATGCCACAGGCAAGAAAGTGGACTTCTGCCATGTTGTGGACGGTTACATGGATATGTTGTCCTTGATCAAAGAAAAGCTGCCCAAGGCCCCGTCCTACAACCTGAAGAGCCTGCTGAGAaggcacctgcagcagcagctcaatGAGGGCAGTGCGCTGGCCACGGCCAAGGCCTTGCAGGAGCTTTGGGTAGCCCTGGAGCTCCCTGCCCACCCTGACGCGGGGATGATGCTCACCCACTGCAACCTGCAGAGCTACACCATCCTGCGGTCCCTGGTGCAGGAGAAGCTGCTTACCAGGAGAGCGGCCAAGATCCTGGCCCGGCGCAACCTCATCCTCTGGGAGCTGGAAGAGGCGTGA